The Manihot esculenta cultivar AM560-2 chromosome 11, M.esculenta_v8, whole genome shotgun sequence genome includes a region encoding these proteins:
- the LOC110618192 gene encoding putative F-box protein At1g67623: MKNNKPILVLVTYTSSVRSELSHPLMKNLNPTKRITKRRRKNYHQRFKYVPKELLTEILAQVASSSVTDFVNARACCKEFLEAASEDYVFEHVTMDSFPVILWKINHGVSSFLERCKKSGNPEALFRQGMIDYFSTSNYDSGLKMLERAASKGHAQAIYVYGIILVCYDGELRNKGVKLLSDLKRSKSSLVITECRKKVQNITWSMWLNNYIVGIGPAEEEEYMKKRKTCSYCNSKLALCSFTNDQTKNSAGWTSSDEVFEDDPFSCDSCLWDLEAILFCKMLRTGSYRP, encoded by the coding sequence atgaaaaataataaacccATTCTCGTTCTCGTTACTTACACATCCTCCGTTAGATCTGAGCTCTCGCACCCATTAATGAAAAATCTAAACCCAACGAAACGTATAACCAAGCGCAGAAGAAAGAATTATCATCAACGTTTCAAGTATGTTCCTAAAGAACTTCTGACGGAAATTCTTGCTCAAGTTGCCTCCTCATCGGTCACTGATTTTGTCAATGCCAGAGCATGTTGCAAGGAGTTTCTTGAAGCTGCATCAGAAGATTACGTTTTTGAGCATGTAACAATGGATTCCTTCCCTGTCATTCTTTGGAAGATCAACCATGGTGTCTCTTCTTTCTTAGAGAGATGCAAGAAGAGTGGAAATCCAGAAGCCTTATTTAGACAAGGAATGATTGATTACTTTAGCACTTCGAATTATGATTCTGGACTCAAAATGTTAGAGAGAGCAGCTAGCAAAGGGCATGCACAAGCTATATATGTATATGGGATTATACTTGTGTGCTATGATGGTGAACTTAGAAACAAAGGAGTGAAGCTACTTTCTGATTTGAAGAGATCAAAATCAAGCTTGGTTATAACAGAATGTAGAAAGAAGGTGCAAAATATTACTTGGAGCATGTGGTTGAACAATTACATAGTTGGAATTGGACCAGCCGAAGAAGAAGAGTACATGAAGAAGAGAAAAACCTGCAGCTACTGTAATTCTAAATTAGCACTGTGTTCTTTTACTAATGATCAGACTAAAAATAGTGCAGGATGGACATCTTCTGATGAAGTTTTTGAAGATGACCCTTTCTCATGTGATTCTTGTTTATGGGATCTCGAAGCAATTCTTTTTTGTAAGATGTTAAGAACCGGAAGCTATAGACCTTGA